Proteins from a genomic interval of Paenibacillus sp. FSL H8-0048:
- a CDS encoding AbrB/MazE/SpoVT family DNA-binding domain-containing protein — protein MKPAGVVRKVDQLGRIVLPKSLRKRYQMNEGDPVEILVQGDHIILERYRPKCVFCGSMEGVSEYKDRYICASCLTEMTQLPKHA, from the coding sequence ATGAAACCTGCTGGCGTTGTACGTAAAGTAGATCAGCTGGGTAGAATTGTTCTGCCTAAGTCTCTGCGTAAAAGGTATCAAATGAATGAAGGTGATCCTGTAGAAATTCTCGTTCAGGGCGACCACATTATTCTGGAGCGTTACCGTCCGAAGTGTGTCTTCTGCGGATCTATGGAAGGCGTAAGCGAATATAAAGACCGTTACATTTGTGCAAGCTGCCTTACCGAGATGACCCAACTGCCAAAACACGCGTAA
- a CDS encoding phosphodiester glycosidase family protein has protein sequence MMTPVKRVNRFFMLLTAPLFGLLLCLWLYQPTLELKLNTAPFAADPGPVNETAQLKQDLAVAKSYAAYTIDSIGTSAQLYKQTTNAMNALVSTAAAQTSRPERIYNSRISSRLGIPADVISSDRITIELYRLNPGNYTAYAMKIKLKDSTAMKMSLAGDGTGASETTMQAVNRYGASAGINAGGFADQNGKRYPLSTTIVGGQYLYGFEPSYKDLSFVGLNKSGQLIGGKFTSRDQLDQLEPVFGATFVPVLLKNQSKTAIPLKWQLAPKRAPRTVIGNYKDNQLLILVADGYDENGNSGATLAELQDKLYNLGVIDAYNLDGGGSSSMIFRGKVINKPSDGNLRRVPTNFLFFK, from the coding sequence ATGATGACGCCTGTCAAAAGAGTGAACCGGTTCTTCATGCTCCTGACCGCTCCATTGTTCGGACTGCTGCTCTGCCTGTGGCTGTACCAGCCCACGCTTGAGCTTAAGCTGAATACCGCCCCCTTCGCAGCTGACCCCGGACCCGTGAATGAAACCGCCCAATTGAAGCAGGACCTGGCTGTGGCCAAGAGCTATGCCGCGTACACCATTGACTCTATCGGCACCAGCGCACAGCTCTACAAGCAGACCACGAATGCTATGAATGCATTGGTCAGCACAGCAGCAGCCCAGACCTCCCGTCCCGAGCGGATCTACAACAGCCGGATTAGTTCCCGGCTCGGCATTCCCGCCGATGTGATCAGCAGCGACCGGATTACCATCGAATTATACCGGCTGAACCCCGGCAACTATACAGCATACGCAATGAAGATTAAGCTGAAGGATTCCACAGCTATGAAGATGAGTCTGGCCGGTGACGGCACGGGCGCTTCGGAGACCACCATGCAGGCCGTGAACCGCTACGGCGCTTCGGCCGGTATTAATGCCGGGGGGTTCGCTGATCAGAACGGCAAGCGTTATCCGCTCTCGACCACCATCGTCGGCGGACAATATCTGTACGGCTTCGAGCCCAGCTACAAGGATCTCAGCTTCGTCGGCCTGAACAAGTCCGGCCAGCTGATCGGCGGCAAGTTCACCAGCCGTGACCAGCTCGATCAGCTGGAGCCGGTATTCGGGGCAACCTTCGTACCCGTGCTGCTGAAGAATCAGAGCAAGACCGCCATTCCGCTGAAGTGGCAGCTGGCTCCGAAGCGTGCACCGCGCACTGTCATAGGCAACTATAAGGATAATCAGCTGCTAATTCTGGTCGCTGACGGATATGACGAGAACGGCAACTCGGGAGCTACACTCGCTGAGCTGCAGGATAAGCTGTACAATCTCGGCGTCATTGATGCTTATAACCTGGACGGCGGCGGCTCATCGTCCATGATTTTCCGCGGCAAGGTCATCAACAAGCCATCAGACGGCAATCTGCGCCGTGTCCCGACGAACTTCCTGTTCTTCAAGTAA
- the trmL gene encoding tRNA (uridine(34)/cytosine(34)/5-carboxymethylaminomethyluridine(34)-2'-O)-methyltransferase TrmL: MALHIVLVEPEIPANTGNIARTCAATGTHLHLVHPLGFRTDDATLKRAGLDYWHAVNIEYHNSFSEVLEKYQEGRFFYATTKAKKRYSDFAFRDGDFFVFGKETKGLPAEILEAGQETAMRMPMSEAVRSLNLSNSAAIVVYEALRQLDFPQLF; the protein is encoded by the coding sequence ATGGCATTACACATTGTGCTGGTGGAACCGGAAATTCCGGCGAATACCGGCAATATCGCCCGTACCTGTGCGGCGACAGGAACCCATCTCCACCTCGTACACCCGCTGGGCTTTCGCACAGATGATGCTACGCTGAAGCGTGCCGGACTCGATTATTGGCATGCGGTGAATATTGAATATCATAATTCCTTCAGTGAAGTATTGGAGAAGTATCAGGAAGGGCGGTTCTTCTACGCAACCACCAAGGCCAAGAAGCGCTATAGTGATTTCGCCTTCCGGGATGGAGACTTCTTCGTGTTCGGGAAAGAAACCAAGGGCTTGCCGGCAGAGATCCTGGAGGCTGGTCAGGAAACGGCGATGCGGATGCCGATGAGTGAGGCGGTCAGATCGCTTAATTTGTCCAATTCAGCAGCGATTGTGGTCTATGAAGCGCTCCGGCAACTGGATTTCCCACAACTTTTCTAA
- a CDS encoding DNA-binding response regulator, with protein MTKVWQVVIVGCHPTSMLGTKLILEDEEGLTVDGMYATWEECLAGMEESRPDLVLSDYQMQGGTVEQVLPDMKKSSPFSHIIIMTEENDKEIFLPLVELGASGVLSKGATPGQLLQMIRGIREGFLSIPLEWIEKGFRPVASSRGLEGVLQLTQTEMFIMERIVQGITYDKIALEIEVSRRSIDNYLRKIYVKLEVSTRAQAIEKFALFSRQNKQIYA; from the coding sequence ATGACGAAGGTCTGGCAGGTGGTCATCGTGGGATGTCATCCCACAAGTATGCTGGGAACAAAATTAATACTGGAAGATGAGGAGGGATTGACGGTAGACGGAATGTACGCTACCTGGGAAGAATGTCTTGCGGGCATGGAGGAATCCCGGCCTGATCTGGTGCTGAGTGATTATCAGATGCAAGGTGGAACCGTAGAGCAGGTGCTGCCGGACATGAAAAAAAGCTCACCGTTCTCCCACATTATTATCATGACGGAGGAGAACGATAAGGAAATATTCCTGCCCCTGGTTGAACTGGGAGCGAGCGGGGTATTGTCGAAGGGAGCCACTCCGGGTCAGCTTCTGCAGATGATCCGCGGTATCCGCGAAGGGTTCCTCTCGATTCCGCTGGAGTGGATTGAAAAGGGCTTCCGTCCGGTAGCCTCCTCCAGAGGACTGGAAGGCGTCTTGCAGCTGACACAGACTGAGATGTTCATCATGGAACGCATTGTGCAAGGAATTACATACGACAAAATCGCACTTGAAATTGAAGTCAGCCGCCGTTCAATCGATAACTACCTGCGCAAGATTTATGTGAAGCTGGAAGTATCGACAAGAGCGCAGGCGATTGAAAAGTTCGCGCTTTTCTCAAGACAGAACAAGCAAATCTACGCATAA
- the serC gene encoding 3-phosphoserine/phosphohydroxythreonine transaminase — translation MLSKRAYNFNAGPAALPLAVLERAQAEFVEFRESGMSIMEMSHRGAIYESVHNEAQERLLSLLGNPQGYKVLFIQGGASTQFAMVPMNLIGEGQVGSYVMTGSWADKALKEAKLTGGGHVAASSADKKFLAIPELSSIKAADNAAYLHITSNETIEGTQYAQYPDAGNIPLVADMSSDILSRDFDVNQFGLIYAGAQKNLGPSGVTVVIAKEELISSSPANIPTILRYDTHYKNNSLYNTPPSFSVYMVNEVLKWIEEQGGLAGTEAKNRDKAGLLYDYIDGSGGFYRGVAEEGSRSIMNVTFRMQSEELEKQFIKASEAEGFVGLKGHRSVGGLRASIYNAVPHESVKALADFMKHFQQTQG, via the coding sequence ATTTTGAGCAAGAGAGCATACAATTTTAATGCCGGTCCGGCAGCATTGCCGCTGGCAGTATTGGAACGTGCGCAGGCGGAGTTCGTTGAATTCCGGGAGAGCGGAATGTCCATTATGGAAATGTCGCACCGTGGGGCGATATACGAATCCGTGCATAATGAAGCTCAGGAACGCCTGCTTTCGCTCCTCGGCAATCCGCAAGGCTACAAGGTATTGTTCATCCAGGGCGGAGCAAGCACACAGTTCGCCATGGTTCCGATGAACCTTATCGGTGAAGGCCAGGTCGGCAGCTATGTCATGACAGGAAGCTGGGCGGACAAAGCCCTGAAGGAAGCCAAGCTGACTGGCGGCGGCCATGTAGCCGCATCCTCGGCAGACAAAAAATTCCTGGCTATTCCCGAGCTTAGCAGTATCAAGGCTGCGGATAATGCAGCTTACCTGCATATCACCTCGAATGAGACGATTGAAGGCACGCAGTATGCACAGTATCCTGATGCCGGTAACATTCCGCTGGTTGCCGATATGTCCAGTGATATTCTGAGCCGCGACTTCGATGTGAACCAATTCGGCCTGATCTATGCCGGTGCGCAGAAGAATCTCGGACCGTCGGGCGTCACCGTAGTGATAGCCAAGGAAGAGCTGATTTCCAGTTCTCCGGCGAATATTCCGACGATTCTGCGGTATGATACTCATTACAAGAATAACTCTCTCTACAATACGCCGCCATCCTTCTCTGTATATATGGTTAACGAAGTGTTAAAATGGATTGAGGAACAGGGCGGGCTTGCTGGCACTGAAGCCAAGAACCGTGACAAAGCAGGTCTCCTGTATGATTATATCGACGGCAGCGGCGGCTTCTACCGCGGAGTTGCGGAAGAAGGCAGCCGTTCCATCATGAATGTAACATTCCGGATGCAATCGGAGGAGCTGGAGAAGCAGTTCATCAAAGCTTCCGAAGCCGAAGGCTTTGTCGGCCTCAAGGGACACCGCAGCGTAGGCGGCTTACGGGCTTCGATCTACAACGCCGTCCCGCATGAGAGCGTGAAGGCACTGGCGGATTTCATGAAGCATTTCCAGCAAACCCAAGGGTAA
- a CDS encoding GH36-type glycosyl hydrolase domain-containing protein translates to MKDQSKVSRTGWSFTGNNGDFRLEQPDRSSFLYFPLVNEGGMMSSVSPKLHGQATSGHNTFLTPPISVEDLHNSRASRNFWVYIEGKGAWSAAGNSARQNAAFYGEAADESLLEAGLLWHRVTRESKELGLRAEITSFVPCGNDKVELMKVVLTNSGTELLTLTPTAAIPLYARSADDLRDHRHVTSLLNRVYTSAYGVEVQPALSFDERGHRVNHTSYGVFGAGEGGALPTGLFPVQEEFIGEGGSLDWPEAVVNNLAPPVGEDGGVPWEGYEALGGLRFAAITLEPGQSQSYVVVMAIDNKRIDVQALMAKYGSAAAFDALLEENKRFWAEKVNTVEFHTGDHAADEWMKWVTLQPVLRRLYGNSFLPYHDYGRGGRGWRDLWQDCLALLIMEPADVRSLLLNNYAGVRIDGSNATIIGQQPGEFIADRNNIPRVWMDHGAWPFLTTMLYLDQSGDLDFLLQEQTYFRDTFMNRCKDRDASWAPGAGSSLCTTAGEEYTGTILEHILLQNLVPFFNVGEHNNILLEGADWNDGLDMAAQRGESVTFTAFYASNLLDLSKLLITLKERTGGDTLELAEEMVLLLDSLGQAVDYESVTAKQELLSRFYAAAPNKVSGVRAVLKLEEVAADLARKAEWIFDHLRRNEWVESGHGDGWFNGYYNNDGERVEGEWAESTRMTLTGQVFPLLGHAAAPEQIPAIISAVERNLYDEKIGYRLNSNFGGIQQNLGRAFGFAFGHKENGAMFSHMTVMYGNALYKRGYVKEGRKVLDSLYNLSANFEVSRMYPGIPEYINELGRGMYTYLTGSASWLLLTMVTEVFGVKGKLGDLLLQPKLVKEQFDGNKSASIKTIFAGRELKVVYTASGSTEYGEYQIHAVRLNGAEVTLQRVSEGAVITRSLLTGLPEGEIHLLEVELA, encoded by the coding sequence GTGAAGGATCAATCAAAAGTATCAAGAACAGGCTGGAGCTTCACCGGGAATAACGGGGATTTTCGGCTGGAGCAGCCGGACCGGAGCAGCTTTTTATATTTTCCGCTAGTGAATGAAGGGGGCATGATGTCCTCGGTCAGTCCTAAGCTGCATGGCCAGGCGACTTCGGGCCATAACACCTTTCTGACGCCGCCCATCTCGGTGGAGGATCTGCATAATTCCCGCGCCTCGCGCAATTTCTGGGTATACATCGAAGGCAAGGGCGCCTGGTCGGCTGCGGGCAATTCTGCACGGCAGAATGCGGCGTTCTATGGCGAAGCAGCAGATGAATCCTTGCTGGAGGCAGGACTTCTGTGGCATCGGGTGACGCGGGAGAGTAAGGAGCTGGGACTGAGAGCGGAGATCACAAGCTTCGTACCCTGCGGCAACGACAAGGTTGAACTGATGAAGGTGGTACTTACGAATAGCGGTACAGAGTTGCTTACGTTGACACCTACTGCGGCTATTCCGTTATATGCGCGTTCTGCGGATGATCTGCGCGATCACCGGCATGTCACCTCACTGCTGAACCGGGTCTATACTTCGGCTTATGGTGTTGAGGTGCAGCCTGCCCTGTCCTTCGACGAACGCGGACACCGGGTGAATCATACTTCGTACGGGGTATTCGGGGCTGGTGAGGGCGGAGCGCTGCCAACCGGATTATTCCCGGTGCAGGAGGAATTCATCGGCGAGGGCGGAAGCCTGGACTGGCCGGAAGCGGTTGTGAACAATCTGGCTCCGCCGGTTGGGGAAGATGGCGGAGTGCCATGGGAAGGCTATGAGGCACTGGGGGGACTGCGGTTCGCCGCGATCACTCTGGAGCCGGGTCAGAGCCAGTCTTATGTCGTAGTCATGGCGATTGACAATAAAAGAATTGATGTGCAGGCGCTGATGGCCAAATATGGCTCGGCTGCGGCTTTTGACGCGTTGCTTGAAGAGAATAAGCGCTTCTGGGCGGAGAAAGTTAATACGGTTGAATTCCATACCGGAGATCATGCCGCTGACGAATGGATGAAATGGGTGACGCTCCAGCCGGTGCTGCGCAGACTGTACGGCAACTCGTTCCTCCCTTACCACGATTATGGCAGAGGGGGACGCGGCTGGCGCGATCTCTGGCAGGATTGCCTGGCTCTATTGATTATGGAGCCTGCGGATGTGCGCAGCCTGCTGCTGAATAACTATGCCGGAGTCCGGATTGACGGCAGCAATGCGACGATCATCGGGCAGCAGCCGGGCGAATTCATTGCTGACCGCAACAATATTCCCCGGGTCTGGATGGACCATGGGGCATGGCCGTTCCTGACTACCATGCTGTATCTGGATCAGAGCGGGGATCTGGACTTCCTGCTACAGGAGCAGACGTATTTCCGCGATACCTTCATGAACCGGTGTAAGGACCGCGATGCCTCCTGGGCGCCGGGGGCAGGAAGCAGTCTGTGTACAACTGCGGGCGAAGAATATACAGGTACGATTCTGGAGCATATCCTGCTGCAGAATCTGGTTCCTTTCTTCAATGTGGGTGAGCATAACAACATCCTGCTGGAAGGTGCGGACTGGAACGATGGCCTTGATATGGCTGCACAGCGGGGCGAAAGTGTTACTTTCACAGCCTTCTATGCCAGTAACCTGCTCGATCTGTCCAAGCTGCTGATTACTCTGAAGGAACGGACGGGCGGAGATACGCTGGAGCTGGCCGAAGAGATGGTGCTGCTGCTTGACTCACTGGGCCAAGCTGTTGATTATGAATCGGTGACGGCCAAGCAAGAGCTGCTCAGCCGCTTCTATGCTGCCGCACCGAATAAGGTGAGCGGGGTAAGAGCCGTGCTGAAGCTTGAAGAGGTTGCAGCAGATCTTGCCCGTAAAGCGGAATGGATCTTCGATCATCTGCGCCGCAATGAATGGGTAGAGAGCGGACACGGCGACGGCTGGTTCAACGGCTATTATAATAATGACGGCGAACGCGTAGAAGGGGAATGGGCTGAGAGCACACGGATGACGCTTACCGGACAGGTCTTCCCGCTCCTCGGCCACGCGGCTGCTCCAGAGCAGATTCCTGCGATCATCTCTGCGGTAGAGCGCAATCTGTACGATGAGAAAATCGGCTACCGTCTGAACAGCAACTTCGGCGGCATTCAGCAGAATCTGGGCCGGGCGTTCGGCTTCGCCTTCGGACACAAGGAGAACGGGGCGATGTTCAGCCACATGACGGTTATGTACGGGAATGCGCTGTATAAGCGCGGATACGTCAAAGAAGGCCGCAAGGTGCTGGATTCACTGTATAACCTGAGTGCGAATTTCGAGGTGAGCCGGATGTATCCGGGAATTCCGGAGTATATCAACGAGCTGGGCAGAGGAATGTACACGTATCTGACTGGGTCGGCAAGCTGGCTGCTCCTGACGATGGTGACTGAAGTATTTGGCGTCAAAGGCAAGCTCGGCGACCTGCTGCTGCAGCCGAAGCTGGTGAAGGAACAGTTTGACGGCAATAAGAGCGCCTCGATCAAGACTATTTTTGCCGGACGTGAGCTGAAAGTCGTCTATACGGCTTCTGGAAGCACGGAATACGGAGAGTATCAAATACACGCAGTCCGCTTGAACGGGGCTGAGGTAACGCTTCAGCGCGTCTCAGAAGGCGCTGTGATCACACGCAGCCTGCTGACAGGCCTGCCTGAAGGAGAAATTCATCTGCTGGAGGTAGAACTGGCCTAA